TTTATCGGCATTGTCATGCAATGTATTCCACCAAATCCTCCAGTTAGTTCTGAGACATCTATTGTAATGTATTCGATTCCTTCTTCCTTTACTTCTTTTTTAGCTGGGAAGAAATCATTATTAAGTTTTAGTGACGAATACTGAGATTTTATTATATTTTCTAGATCTGTATATTTTTTCATTTCTAAATATTGTATTACATTTTTCATGTTTTTTTCTATATCAGGAGTTATAATTTTTCCGTTATCTATTGTAAGAAAGTTTGAGGAGTATGCTAGCTGTTCAGCTAATGTTATATTGATTATTTTCATTTTTTTATCTTTTGTTAAGTAATCTAGAAGATTTGTTTTTTGTCTTAATACTAAATTATTGTTATTCCTTGTATAAACGTGGATTAGTGTTTTTTTGAGGGTATCTAAATTTCCTACTATTATTCCTTCTTTTGGTGAATTTAAGTACATATCGAGATGCATTGTAAGCATGTAATCGTTAGTATTTTCTATTTCAGGATTGTATGCTATAACTATTTCATTAAAGTCTAATGCATCAGTTATTTGCATTATTCCACTTACAGTCGTTCTTTCTCCTGATCCTATTATAACAAAGTCTTGGAATGGCATATAATCTCCTCCTTCCAAGTAGCCTGGTTCGTTAACCTCCTTTATTATATTTTCTGATAATGCTTTAAATACTAGTTTTATTAGTTCTGTTTCTCTTCTTCTTATTCTTTTGCTCATTCTACCTATTACGGGTCCTTTGTCTGTTATTATTGCTGGATCTCTAACAAAGTATAAGTTTGCTAATGGTTCTTCGTTTAGTACTCTTGGTGTATATTCTGGTATTCCTAATGCTTTATGCGATAGGACAATTGGATTTAAAAGGATTATATTAAATAATGTTTCGGAGTCTATTAATCCTATATCTTTTTTGAATTCTTGCATTTCTTCTTCTATGGCATCTCCTTCGAATCTAATGAAATTCATTGCTGTATTTTCTAGAATGTTTTTAAATTCGGAATTTTTTTCTGTATTTGATATTATTAGATCTTTTAGCTTTAATATTTCTATTCCTAGACTTTTTAATGTTTCTTGGAGTTTTTTATGTTGTTGTACTGCTTTTATTATATTAAATCTTCTCATATAGAGAAAAGTATCTGGATCTAGAATGCCATAGAACATTTCTATTCCAGGCTCATGTAAAAGTAATGATCTAGTCCTTTTCCATTCTGCTGTAATCTTTAGCATTATACTTTATCCGATTATATAATATATAAAAGTAGAAATGGAGTATTTTTATACTTGCTATAAAAGTTTGTTTATTTTATAGTAAATTGGATAAATATCTTTTGGGATTGGAGTGTTCCAAAATCCCTTAAACAACATTTCTCTATAAAATTTTATAATGAATATTTCTCTATAAAATGTTTTTATGTCGTTATCAAAGCTATCTTCTTTGCTTCTATTTATTACTAATCCAAGGATGGAATATGATAAGTCAGAATTTTGTG
This genomic window from Acidianus manzaensis contains:
- a CDS encoding arginine deiminase family protein, whose protein sequence is MLKITAEWKRTRSLLLHEPGIEMFYGILDPDTFLYMRRFNIIKAVQQHKKLQETLKSLGIEILKLKDLIISNTEKNSEFKNILENTAMNFIRFEGDAIEEEMQEFKKDIGLIDSETLFNIILLNPIVLSHKALGIPEYTPRVLNEEPLANLYFVRDPAIITDKGPVIGRMSKRIRRRETELIKLVFKALSENIIKEVNEPGYLEGGDYMPFQDFVIIGSGERTTVSGIMQITDALDFNEIVIAYNPEIENTNDYMLTMHLDMYLNSPKEGIIVGNLDTLKKTLIHVYTRNNNNLVLRQKTNLLDYLTKDKKMKIINITLAEQLAYSSNFLTIDNGKIITPDIEKNMKNVIQYLEMKKYTDLENIIKSQYSSLKLNNDFFPAKKEVKEEGIEYITIDVSELTGGFGGIHCMTMPIKKD